The Acidimicrobiales bacterium genome includes a window with the following:
- a CDS encoding acetate uptake transporter, whose protein sequence is MAYVSDRSGEVRGDGREEEPAAPRLISHREIADPAPLGLAAFAMTTVVLSVVNGDLIPAALATVVLPLALFYGGLVQLLAGMWEFVRNNTFGALAFSSFGAFWLAYAGYARFIAPGLPKSTAFQATGLFLAVWGFFTLYMLVASLRTTAAVALVFVTLFITFAILAGGELAQSTQTVKIGGYVGILTGAVAWYASFAGVTNATWKRTVLPTGPLPISRNGLGNGAGNGQSRDATRETTAQGR, encoded by the coding sequence ATGGCGTACGTGTCCGACAGATCCGGCGAGGTGCGAGGCGACGGCCGCGAGGAAGAGCCCGCGGCGCCCCGCCTGATCTCTCATCGTGAGATCGCTGACCCCGCCCCACTCGGCTTGGCCGCCTTCGCCATGACCACCGTCGTGCTCAGCGTGGTCAACGGCGACCTGATCCCGGCCGCACTGGCGACGGTCGTCCTGCCCCTGGCCCTGTTCTACGGTGGCCTCGTCCAGCTGCTGGCCGGCATGTGGGAGTTCGTGAGGAACAACACGTTCGGGGCGCTGGCCTTCAGCTCGTTCGGAGCCTTCTGGCTCGCCTACGCCGGCTATGCCAGGTTCATCGCTCCAGGGCTGCCGAAGTCGACGGCCTTCCAGGCGACGGGTCTGTTCCTTGCTGTGTGGGGGTTCTTCACCCTGTACATGCTGGTCGCCTCTCTGAGGACGACGGCCGCCGTGGCCCTGGTGTTCGTGACCCTGTTCATCACCTTCGCCATCCTGGCCGGTGGCGAGCTCGCCCAGAGCACCCAGACGGTGAAGATCGGTGGCTACGTCGGGATCCTGACCGGCGCGGTCGCCTGGTACGCGTCGTTCGCCGGCGTGACCAACGCGACCTGGAAGCGGACCGTGCTACCCACCGGCCCGCTCCCGATCAGCCGCAACGGCCTCGGGAACGGCGCTGGCAACGGCCAGAGTCGCGACGCGACTCGCGAGACCACGGCCCAGGGTCGGTAG
- a CDS encoding ferrochelatase: protein MNGDRCDALLVVSFGGPESADDVLPFLENVTGGRGVPRQRLLEVAEHYHHFGGVSPINAQNRALVAALEAEVARRGWKLPVYWGNRNWHPLLADTVRQMAGDGIRRALAFVTSAFSSYPGCRQYLDDIERARAEVGDRAPEVGKLRTFYNHPGFVQPMARRVEETLAAVPEQRRRGTRLVFTAHSIPVAMARSSDYQAQLREACRLVCGLLGERERYEWDLVYQSRSGSPGQPWLEPDIGDHLETLAAAGVQDVVLVPIGFVSDHMEVRFDLDVEAKGLGDKLGLRLHRAPTVGTDPELVAMIVDLVAERGRPESERCRLGSDQPRPDVCPPGCCPGPAQLAPSAHGSPHP from the coding sequence GTGAACGGCGATCGCTGCGACGCCCTGCTGGTGGTGTCCTTCGGCGGGCCGGAGAGCGCCGATGACGTGCTCCCCTTCCTCGAGAATGTCACCGGCGGGCGCGGCGTACCCCGCCAGCGCCTGCTCGAGGTGGCCGAGCACTACCACCACTTCGGCGGGGTGAGCCCGATCAACGCCCAGAATCGAGCCCTCGTCGCCGCGCTCGAAGCGGAGGTGGCTCGCCGAGGGTGGAAGCTCCCGGTCTACTGGGGGAACCGCAACTGGCATCCGCTCCTCGCCGACACGGTTCGCCAGATGGCCGGAGACGGCATTCGCCGGGCGCTCGCCTTCGTCACCTCGGCCTTCAGCTCCTATCCCGGGTGCCGCCAGTACCTGGACGACATCGAGCGGGCCCGAGCCGAGGTGGGCGATCGCGCCCCGGAGGTGGGCAAGCTGCGGACGTTCTACAACCATCCTGGTTTCGTCCAACCCATGGCGCGCCGCGTGGAGGAAACCCTCGCCGCCGTACCCGAACAGCGCCGGCGAGGGACCCGCCTGGTCTTCACCGCCCACAGCATCCCGGTGGCCATGGCCCGGTCGAGCGACTACCAGGCGCAGCTGCGGGAGGCCTGCCGGCTGGTCTGCGGGCTGCTCGGCGAGCGCGAGCGGTACGAGTGGGATCTCGTCTACCAGAGCCGCAGCGGCTCGCCGGGACAGCCGTGGCTGGAACCGGACATCGGCGATCACCTCGAGACGCTGGCCGCGGCGGGGGTGCAGGACGTCGTGCTCGTCCCGATCGGGTTCGTCTCGGACCACATGGAGGTGCGCTTCGACCTGGACGTCGAGGCCAAGGGGTTGGGCGACAAGCTGGGCCTTCGGCTCCACCGGGCACCGACGGTGGGCACCGACCCCGAGCTCGTGGCCATGATCGTCGACCTCGTCGCCGAGCGAGGTCGACCGGAGAGCGAGCGATGTCGCTTGGGATCCGATCAGCCGCGTCCCGACGTCTGCCCGCCCGGATGTTGCCCAGGACCAGCGCAGCTCGCGCCCTCAGCGCACGGCAGTCCGCACCCGTGA